The Pseudomonadota bacterium genome includes the window CCGCCAGTTCCTCCAGTCGTTTGTGGGTAACTTTGGTGGAGAAAACCAGCGGATTGCCGCGGGTGTCATCCCAGAGCCGGGGATCAATGCGGCGGAATAATTCTACCGCATCCCGCTGCCAGGACCACCAGAGGTTGCGGGCCAGGGTGGTTAGAAAAGCAAGTGGTTCAGGAACCCTGGGGAATACATTAAAGATTTTGATATGACTCATAATTACACTACCTCTTCATATTTATAGCGTTGTTGATTGATTTATGTTCATTGCTTAACTTAACTTTCTGGTTAATATTCGACTTTGTCTATAGATTGGCAAATTTTTCTTATTTCTCACAGAGACACTGAGTCACAGAGTGCAAATAACAGGGGTTCTCTGTGCCTTTGCGTCTCCGTGAGAGTATTTTTGTCTTTTTTGAAAACGTGGCCGAATATTTACACTTTCTGAGTTACACAAAAACAGCTGAATGAAATTTCCATGGATGTTCCGGTATGCTATTCCTGA containing:
- a CDS encoding DUF3417 domain-containing protein produces the protein MSHIKIFNVFPRVPEPLAFLTTLARNLWWSWQRDAVELFRRIDPRLWDDTRGNPLVFSTKVTHKRLEELA